Proteins encoded within one genomic window of bacterium:
- a CDS encoding ABC transporter ATP-binding protein — protein sequence MIKASNLTRHYGDFVAADKISFEIPKGQIVGLLGHNGAGKTTTIKMLTGFLEPTYGTVDIDGLDIDNFRLDIQKKIGYLPENSPTYPDMTVVEYLYMVCELRGMSPHLRQKAIEEAISKTALGLKAHEKISTLSKGLKQRVGVAQAIVHKPQILILDEPTSGLDPTQIFEMRKLIKDLSKDSTILLSTHILQEVEAICDRVIMIFRGKLVKDALLWELTGASQLLVTINQKPEVAKAVLAKASGIIDVSFVKEEGAHYTYRLKTRDNMMDAASDVASLVYDKEWKLFELKREVKNLETVFSEMMALSGGAA from the coding sequence ATGATTAAGGCCTCAAACCTCACCCGTCATTATGGAGATTTTGTTGCTGCCGACAAAATTTCTTTTGAAATTCCAAAAGGGCAAATTGTGGGGTTGCTTGGCCACAATGGTGCCGGAAAAACAACCACTATTAAAATGCTGACAGGGTTTTTAGAGCCCACCTACGGAACAGTAGATATTGACGGGCTTGATATTGACAATTTTCGTTTAGACATCCAAAAAAAGATTGGCTACTTGCCCGAAAACTCTCCCACCTATCCCGATATGACGGTGGTGGAGTACTTATACATGGTGTGTGAATTGCGCGGCATGAGCCCGCATTTACGCCAAAAAGCTATTGAAGAAGCTATTAGTAAAACGGCATTAGGTTTAAAGGCTCACGAAAAAATTTCTACACTTTCAAAAGGATTAAAACAGCGCGTGGGGGTGGCCCAAGCCATTGTGCATAAGCCGCAAATTTTAATTTTGGACGAACCCACCAGCGGACTTGACCCCACGCAAATTTTTGAAATGCGCAAGCTCATTAAAGATTTGTCCAAAGACTCCACTATTTTATTATCCACTCACATCTTGCAGGAAGTAGAAGCCATTTGTGACCGTGTGATCATGATTTTTAGAGGTAAACTGGTTAAAGACGCTCTGTTATGGGAATTAACCGGTGCGTCTCAATTGCTAGTAACCATCAACCAAAAACCAGAAGTGGCCAAAGCGGTTTTGGCAAAAGCCAGTGGGATTATTGACGTGAGTTTTGTAAAGGAAGAGGGCGCTCATTACACGTATCGCCTTAAAACGCGCGATAATATGATGGATGCGGCCAGCGATGTGGCAAGTTTAGTATATGATAAAGAATGGAAACTTTTTGAATTAAAGCGCGAAGTAAAAAACTTGGAAACAGTTTTTTCGGAAATGATGGCTCTTTCGGGAGGTGCGGCTTGA
- a CDS encoding Gldg family protein: MAKKELQSFFSSPMAYIFLGVFLFVLYFVFFWVEGFFVRNIADVRPLFDWMPILLIFLVSALTMRLWSEERRMGTIEFLFTLPVPISDLVVGKFLACLVLVCLALLATLGLPLTVSFLGLFDWGPVLGSYLATLLLASSYIAIGLYISSKNESQIISLILTVMVCGLFYLVGSSLIGGFFGHGLYEFFKLLGSGSRFESIQRGVIDIRDLYYYISITVFFLCFTVFSLEKFKWSGEKQKHRTVKTIFILLGLNLLLAHVWLYGVKSARVDLTSHNVYTLSSSTKNILKQLREPLLIRGYFSAKSHPLLAPLVPQIRDTLEEYQVAGGGKVRAEFIDPRNNEELEAEANQKYGIRPVPFRFSDRYQAELVNSYFNILIQYGDQFEVLNFDELIEVKQKGQADLDVRLKNLEYDITRNIKKVMYGFNNTGMMFSRLKTPLHFIGYVTEKNMPQELAAFKDTVNTIVADYQKMAGDKLTVEYQDPSANPSLAKEIDEKYGFKPMALSLADQNTFYFYMIITDGNTVVSIQLPEGLKQEELKNSFDAAFKRFSPGFLKTVGLVEPPAPTPTNPNMPFVPGKFQMLDQLLNQNFTVNVVDLKKGYVDETVDVLLVVSPTDLSERELFAIDQFLMRGGSVILATSPYTITQEQQFGITASKIDSGLTGWLASYGITIPETLVLDAQNASFPVAINRQVSGFTVREIQMVNYPYSVDIRQNAMNEKSGILSGMPQLTFYWASPLNIDADKNKERKITNLFYSSDDSWTSDDTGMEPNFELYPTYGFDKAEKTEKQLLGAVVEGEFESYFKDKAIPLESDQSEVSDSSDKKQKKIFSKIDHSPKSARLIVYSSNEFLSDQSLQLARAGGNNEFMNNLQLADNTLNWATEDEALLGINKGGQFSTTMIPLSETKKMLIEYGNYMLALLGIGLIYVGYHLWAKKRAHVFSVYKF, from the coding sequence ATGGCTAAAAAAGAGCTGCAGAGCTTTTTTTCATCGCCCATGGCCTACATTTTTTTAGGCGTGTTTTTGTTTGTATTGTATTTTGTGTTTTTTTGGGTGGAAGGTTTTTTTGTGCGCAATATTGCCGATGTGCGTCCCTTGTTTGATTGGATGCCCATTTTGCTCATCTTTCTTGTTTCGGCCCTCACCATGCGTTTGTGGAGCGAAGAACGCCGCATGGGAACCATTGAATTTTTATTTACGCTTCCTGTTCCCATCAGTGATTTAGTGGTGGGAAAATTTTTAGCCTGTCTGGTTTTAGTGTGTCTTGCTTTGCTGGCTACCCTGGGACTGCCGCTTACCGTTAGTTTTTTAGGTTTGTTCGATTGGGGTCCTGTTCTGGGTTCCTATTTGGCTACTCTTTTGCTTGCATCCAGTTATATTGCTATTGGTCTTTATATTAGTTCTAAAAACGAAAGTCAGATTATCAGTCTTATTCTTACGGTAATGGTTTGCGGACTATTTTATTTGGTGGGGTCGTCTCTTATTGGCGGTTTTTTTGGCCATGGCCTTTATGAGTTTTTTAAACTACTGGGTTCGGGGTCACGTTTTGAATCTATCCAACGTGGGGTTATTGATATCCGCGATTTGTATTATTACATCAGTATCACCGTTTTCTTTTTATGCTTTACTGTTTTTTCTCTCGAAAAATTTAAGTGGTCGGGTGAAAAACAAAAGCATCGTACAGTAAAAACTATTTTTATTTTATTAGGTCTTAATTTGTTACTGGCCCATGTATGGTTGTATGGAGTTAAGAGTGCTCGTGTTGATCTTACGTCTCACAATGTATATACCTTGTCTTCTTCCACTAAAAATATTCTTAAACAATTGCGCGAGCCGTTATTAATTCGTGGTTATTTTAGTGCCAAATCACATCCGTTATTAGCTCCTTTAGTGCCACAAATTAGAGATACGCTAGAAGAATACCAAGTGGCCGGAGGCGGAAAAGTGCGGGCCGAATTTATAGATCCTCGTAATAATGAAGAGCTGGAGGCCGAAGCTAATCAAAAATATGGCATTCGTCCGGTGCCGTTCCGTTTTTCGGATAGATATCAGGCCGAGCTGGTAAATTCGTATTTTAACATTCTTATTCAATACGGCGATCAGTTTGAAGTGCTTAATTTTGACGAATTAATAGAGGTAAAACAAAAAGGTCAGGCCGACTTAGACGTGCGGCTTAAAAATTTGGAATATGATATCACCCGCAATATTAAAAAAGTGATGTATGGTTTTAATAACACGGGCATGATGTTTAGCCGGCTTAAAACGCCACTTCATTTTATAGGGTATGTAACTGAAAAAAATATGCCCCAAGAGCTGGCCGCTTTTAAAGATACTGTTAACACCATAGTGGCCGATTATCAAAAAATGGCGGGCGATAAATTAACGGTAGAATATCAAGACCCCTCGGCTAATCCTTCTCTCGCCAAAGAAATTGACGAAAAATACGGCTTTAAGCCCATGGCCTTAAGCTTGGCCGACCAAAATACTTTTTATTTTTATATGATTATTACCGACGGCAACACCGTGGTATCTATCCAGTTGCCCGAAGGATTAAAGCAGGAGGAGTTAAAAAATAGTTTTGACGCAGCCTTTAAACGTTTTTCCCCCGGCTTTTTAAAAACTGTTGGACTCGTTGAACCTCCAGCACCAACACCCACTAATCCTAATATGCCCTTTGTACCCGGCAAGTTTCAAATGCTGGATCAGCTGCTCAATCAAAATTTTACGGTAAATGTCGTTGATTTAAAAAAGGGCTATGTGGATGAAACGGTAGATGTGCTCTTGGTTGTGTCACCTACCGATTTATCAGAACGTGAACTATTTGCCATCGATCAGTTTTTAATGCGCGGTGGTTCGGTAATTTTAGCCACATCACCCTATACTATTACACAAGAACAACAATTTGGCATTACGGCGTCTAAGATAGATTCGGGTTTAACAGGGTGGCTGGCTTCTTATGGTATTACTATTCCCGAAACTTTGGTGCTGGATGCCCAAAATGCATCGTTCCCGGTAGCAATTAACCGCCAGGTAAGCGGGTTTACCGTGCGAGAAATTCAAATGGTTAATTATCCATATTCGGTGGATATTCGACAAAATGCCATGAATGAAAAAAGTGGTATTTTATCGGGGATGCCGCAACTTACTTTTTATTGGGCCTCGCCGCTTAATATTGATGCCGATAAAAATAAAGAACGTAAAATCACCAATTTATTTTACAGCTCGGATGATTCCTGGACGTCAGACGATACAGGCATGGAACCCAATTTTGAGCTGTATCCTACCTACGGTTTTGACAAAGCCGAGAAAACGGAGAAACAATTATTAGGTGCTGTGGTAGAAGGGGAGTTTGAATCTTATTTTAAAGATAAAGCAATTCCTTTGGAGTCGGACCAGTCTGAAGTGTCGGACTCGTCTGACAAGAAGCAGAAAAAGATTTTTAGTAAAATTGATCATTCGCCCAAATCGGCACGCCTTATTGTGTATTCTTCCAATGAATTTTTAAGTGATCAGTCGCTTCAATTGGCCCGTGCCGGAGGCAATAATGAATTTATGAATAATTTGCAGTTGGCCGATAACACACTTAATTGGGCTACCGAAGATGAAGCGTTGCTGGGTATTAATAAAGGTGGGCAATTTTCTACCACCATGATTCCGTTATCGGAAACCAAAAAAATGCTCATTGAGTATGGTAATTACATGCTGGCTTTGTTGGGTATTGGTTTAATTTATGTGGGGTATCACTTATGGGCTAAAAAGCGCGCCCATGTG